From Streptomyces zhihengii, the proteins below share one genomic window:
- a CDS encoding DUF6233 domain-containing protein: MTDLPPDLPRLRTLETWLLLALQRVRDRIADLERQEKERARGEAARPPVPDWTIELGIGDDRGPLYVHTGTCHMAGHRRRPVTREAAARAIADGVEACTHCRADTGLGFH; this comes from the coding sequence GTGACCGACCTGCCACCGGACCTGCCGCGCCTTCGCACCCTGGAGACGTGGCTCCTCCTCGCCCTCCAGCGGGTCCGTGACCGCATCGCGGACCTCGAACGACAGGAGAAGGAGCGCGCCCGGGGCGAGGCCGCGCGCCCGCCGGTCCCGGACTGGACGATCGAACTCGGCATCGGGGACGACCGCGGCCCCCTCTACGTCCACACGGGCACCTGCCACATGGCCGGCCATCGCCGGCGCCCCGTCACCCGCGAAGCGGCGGCCCGCGCGATAGCCGACGGCGTCGAGGCCTGCACCCACTGCCGCGCCGACACCGGCCTCGGCTTCCACTGA
- a CDS encoding AraC family transcriptional regulator translates to MQEIRHTPIAPTRTQRLASGGEIDAHRHDDHQIAYAGKGAIAVTTDAGTWIAPATRALWIPAGTVHRHQAHGELELHLVGLPATENPLGLDRPAVIAVSPLLRELVVAYTRDPDDDSPARLRLCAVMLDQLAVSAGQPLHLPAPADPLLRELHDILRADPADNRSLGELGRQIGAGSRTLSRRLRDDLGLTYPQWRTQIRLHHALILLADDMPVTAVAHRCGWSSASTFIDVFRRTFGHTPGARPTV, encoded by the coding sequence ATGCAGGAAATCCGCCATACTCCCATCGCGCCGACCCGGACCCAGCGCCTGGCGTCCGGCGGCGAGATCGACGCACACCGCCACGACGACCACCAGATCGCCTACGCCGGCAAGGGCGCCATCGCCGTGACCACCGACGCCGGCACCTGGATCGCCCCTGCCACCCGCGCGCTGTGGATCCCGGCCGGCACCGTCCACCGGCACCAGGCCCACGGCGAACTCGAACTCCACCTCGTCGGCCTGCCCGCCACCGAGAACCCCCTCGGCCTGGACAGACCGGCCGTCATCGCCGTCAGCCCTCTGCTGCGCGAACTCGTCGTCGCCTACACCCGCGACCCCGACGACGACAGCCCAGCCCGTCTGCGTCTGTGCGCCGTCATGCTCGACCAGCTCGCCGTCTCCGCCGGACAGCCCCTGCACCTGCCGGCCCCCGCCGATCCCCTGCTCCGGGAACTGCACGACATCCTGCGCGCCGACCCGGCGGACAACCGTTCCCTCGGCGAGCTCGGGCGGCAGATCGGCGCCGGCTCGCGCACCCTCTCCCGCCGCCTCCGCGACGATCTCGGCCTCACCTATCCCCAGTGGCGGACGCAGATCAGGCTCCACCACGCCCTGATCCTCCTCGCCGACGACATGCCCGTCACCGCCGTCGCCCACCGCTGCGGCTGGTCCTCGGCCAGCACGTTCATCGACGTCTTCCGCCGCACCTTCGGACACACCCCCGGCGCCCGCCCCACCGTCTGA
- a CDS encoding MFS transporter, with protein MRRNTSIALLAVGHACVDIYQGAVAALIPYFTAERDYTYAVASGIVLAASLLSSVAQPVFGALTDRWAMPWLLPVSTLLAGVGIALSGLSGSYGLTLCFVAVSGVGVAAYHPESARVARLAGEGSHRAMSWFSLGGNIGFALAPLMVSAAIGHGSLHWTPVLVLPALAGTALCVPVLRMLARPRTGTAGAEAPRSADDVASFVKLSLAVVFRSVVFTGLSTFIALHAQQRMQGSTTAGTVALFLLFLGGAVGSLLGGALAHRYGRVRVCRWSCLLSVPAVTGVMYAPGPAVFLFVALTSAGLYVPFSLQVTLGQDYLPSRIGTASGIVLGLTVSIGGLVTPLLGHLADTTDLRTALTLLIAMPALSWLLFRALPEPTAPELRADPPAQAGTARSVPS; from the coding sequence ATGCGAAGGAACACATCGATCGCCCTGCTGGCCGTGGGGCACGCCTGCGTCGACATCTACCAGGGCGCCGTCGCGGCGCTGATCCCGTACTTCACGGCCGAACGGGACTACACCTACGCCGTGGCCTCCGGCATCGTGCTGGCCGCTTCCCTGCTGTCGTCGGTGGCCCAGCCCGTGTTCGGGGCGCTCACCGACCGGTGGGCCATGCCGTGGCTGCTGCCGGTCAGCACCCTGCTCGCCGGGGTGGGCATCGCGCTCAGCGGCCTGAGCGGCTCCTACGGACTCACCCTGTGCTTCGTCGCCGTCTCCGGCGTCGGCGTGGCCGCCTACCACCCCGAGTCCGCCCGCGTGGCCCGGCTGGCCGGTGAAGGCAGCCACCGGGCGATGAGCTGGTTCTCCCTCGGCGGCAACATCGGCTTCGCGCTCGCCCCGCTCATGGTGTCGGCCGCGATCGGGCACGGCTCCCTGCACTGGACGCCCGTCCTCGTCCTCCCGGCGCTCGCCGGTACCGCCCTGTGCGTCCCCGTGCTCCGGATGCTCGCCCGGCCCCGGACGGGCACAGCCGGGGCAGAGGCCCCGCGAAGCGCGGACGACGTGGCCTCTTTCGTGAAGCTGTCCCTGGCGGTCGTCTTCCGCTCCGTGGTCTTCACCGGCCTGAGCACCTTCATCGCACTCCACGCCCAGCAGCGCATGCAGGGCAGTACCACGGCGGGGACCGTCGCCCTGTTCCTGCTGTTCCTCGGCGGCGCGGTCGGCTCGCTCCTGGGCGGGGCCCTGGCCCACCGCTACGGCCGCGTCCGCGTCTGCCGCTGGTCGTGTCTGCTCTCCGTCCCCGCCGTCACCGGGGTGATGTACGCACCCGGCCCGGCCGTGTTCCTCTTCGTGGCCCTCACCTCAGCAGGGCTGTACGTCCCCTTCTCTCTCCAGGTCACCCTCGGCCAGGACTACCTGCCCTCCCGCATCGGCACCGCCAGTGGCATCGTCCTCGGACTCACCGTCAGCATCGGCGGCCTCGTCACCCCCCTGCTGGGACACCTCGCCGACACCACCGACCTACGGACCGCCCTCACCCTGCTGATCGCCATGCCGGCCCTGAGCTGGCTCCTCTTCCGCGCCCTGCCCGAACCCACCGCCCCCGAGCTCCGGGCCGACCCACCCGC